One window of Prionailurus bengalensis isolate Pbe53 chromosome B1, Fcat_Pben_1.1_paternal_pri, whole genome shotgun sequence genomic DNA carries:
- the CB1H8orf58 gene encoding uncharacterized protein C8orf58 homolog isoform X3 produces MLGRRRVFAVEPLGGRDGVGEDLARSCVVPGVSSTYRRIPDAVQGCSLDSWKGDGQLRGVRRQEPLLKLASRDSGVEMVVGDSPLATSPGLPQDSLDFELTGSPDPPALAAMEPPAHLSRLLANRKLEQVLERSRQLPTSPVGMSQHHYSLKPPIKPECEMPPFGAGEQEATEAETDLEAGLEGAEVVGGLGPKAWACLPGQGLRYLEHLCLVLEQMARLQQLYLQLQTQRPPGASELQVGQDPEAVEGEWGEQQQRPPPPALDPSPPPSCAPGGEVQELLSQTQETGANTASPLKVGVPGANPPRLLEASAEPAHTFPSSQGHKRDLSHWNKVKVLLNRIRWRSSKHSESSAPPDGPAPRIESRGVPERPPFQPLRKTFMPSFVVKKQRAKNLSVC; encoded by the exons ATGCTGGGCCGGCGGCGCGTCTTCGCCGTGGAGCCGCTCGGCGGCCGGG ATGGGGTTGGCGAGGACCTGGCACGCAGCTGTGTAGTACCTGGAGTCAGCAGCACCTACCGAAGGATCCCGGACGCTGTTCAAGGTTGCTCCCTGGACTCCTGGAAAGGGGATGGCCAGCTGAGAGGTGTCAGGAGGCAGGAGCCACTTCTCAAACTGGCTTCTCGGGACTCTGGAGTGGAGATGGTGGTTGGGGACAGCCCCCTGGCCACCTCACCAGGTCTTCCTCAGGACTCTCTGGACTTTGAGCTCACAGGGAGCCCTGATCCCCCGGCCCTTGCTGCCATGGAGCCTCCTGCCCACCTGAGCCGGCTCCTGGCCAACCGTAAGCTGGAGCAGGTGCTGGAGCGGTCCCGCCAGCTCCCGACTTCACCTGTCGGCATGTCACAACACCACTACTCCCTGAAGCCACCTATCAAGCCTGAATGTGAAATGCCCCCTTTTGGAGCAGGGGAACAGGAGGCCACTGAGGCAGAAACTGACCTAGAGGCAGGTCTGGAAGGAGCAGAGGTG gtggggggcctggggcctAAGGCCTGGGCCTGTCTCCCAGGGCAGGGTCTCCGCTATCTGGAACACCTGTGCCTAGTGCTGGAGCAAATGGCAAGGCTCCAGCAGCTCTACTTGCAGCTGCAGACCCAGAGGCCCCCAGGGGCGAGCGAGCTGCAGGTCgggcag GATCCTGAAGCggtggagggggagtggggggagcagCAGCAGCGGCCACCACCACCAGCCCTGGACCCTTCGCCTCCACCTTCTTGTGCCCCAGGCGGTGAGGTACAGGAACTGCTCAGCCAGACCCAGGAGACAG GGGCCAACACAGCTTCACCCCTAAAGGTAGGGGTTCCCGGTGCCAACCCTCCCAGGCTTTTAGAGGCTTCAGCAGAGCCAGCTCATACCTTTCCATCCTCCCAGGGACACaag CGGGATCTCTCCCACTGGAACAAGGTCAAGGTCCTGCTCAACCGGATCCGTTGGAGAAGCTCGAAACACTCTgagtcctctgcccctcctgatgGGCCTGCCCCAAG GATTGAGTCAAGGGGTGTCCCTGAAAGACCTCCATTCCAGCCCCTCCGGAAGACCTTTATGCCATCATTTGTGGTTAAGAAGCAACGAGCCAAAAACCTTTCTGTATGCTGA
- the CB1H8orf58 gene encoding uncharacterized protein C8orf58 homolog isoform X4, whose amino-acid sequence MLGRRRVFAVEPLGGRDGVGEDLARSCVVPGVSSTYRRIPDAVQGCSLDSWKGDGQLRGVRRQEPLLKLASRDSGVEMVVGDSPLATSPGLPQDSLDFELTGSPDPPALAAMEPPAHLSRLLANRKLEQVLERSRQLPTSPVGMSQHHYSLKPPIKPECEMPPFGAGEQEATEAETDLEAGLEGAEVVGGLGPKAWACLPGQGLRYLEHLCLVLEQMARLQQLYLQLQTQRPPGASELQVGQDPEAVEGEWGEQQQRPPPPALDPSPPPSCAPGGEVQELLSQTQETGANTASPLKVGVPGANPPRLLEASAEPAHTFPSSQGHKVKVLLNRIRWRSSKHSESSAPPDGPAPRIESRGVPERPPFQPLRKTFMPSFVVKKQRAKNLSVC is encoded by the exons ATGCTGGGCCGGCGGCGCGTCTTCGCCGTGGAGCCGCTCGGCGGCCGGG ATGGGGTTGGCGAGGACCTGGCACGCAGCTGTGTAGTACCTGGAGTCAGCAGCACCTACCGAAGGATCCCGGACGCTGTTCAAGGTTGCTCCCTGGACTCCTGGAAAGGGGATGGCCAGCTGAGAGGTGTCAGGAGGCAGGAGCCACTTCTCAAACTGGCTTCTCGGGACTCTGGAGTGGAGATGGTGGTTGGGGACAGCCCCCTGGCCACCTCACCAGGTCTTCCTCAGGACTCTCTGGACTTTGAGCTCACAGGGAGCCCTGATCCCCCGGCCCTTGCTGCCATGGAGCCTCCTGCCCACCTGAGCCGGCTCCTGGCCAACCGTAAGCTGGAGCAGGTGCTGGAGCGGTCCCGCCAGCTCCCGACTTCACCTGTCGGCATGTCACAACACCACTACTCCCTGAAGCCACCTATCAAGCCTGAATGTGAAATGCCCCCTTTTGGAGCAGGGGAACAGGAGGCCACTGAGGCAGAAACTGACCTAGAGGCAGGTCTGGAAGGAGCAGAGGTG gtggggggcctggggcctAAGGCCTGGGCCTGTCTCCCAGGGCAGGGTCTCCGCTATCTGGAACACCTGTGCCTAGTGCTGGAGCAAATGGCAAGGCTCCAGCAGCTCTACTTGCAGCTGCAGACCCAGAGGCCCCCAGGGGCGAGCGAGCTGCAGGTCgggcag GATCCTGAAGCggtggagggggagtggggggagcagCAGCAGCGGCCACCACCACCAGCCCTGGACCCTTCGCCTCCACCTTCTTGTGCCCCAGGCGGTGAGGTACAGGAACTGCTCAGCCAGACCCAGGAGACAG GGGCCAACACAGCTTCACCCCTAAAGGTAGGGGTTCCCGGTGCCAACCCTCCCAGGCTTTTAGAGGCTTCAGCAGAGCCAGCTCATACCTTTCCATCCTCCCAGGGACACaag GTCAAGGTCCTGCTCAACCGGATCCGTTGGAGAAGCTCGAAACACTCTgagtcctctgcccctcctgatgGGCCTGCCCCAAG GATTGAGTCAAGGGGTGTCCCTGAAAGACCTCCATTCCAGCCCCTCCGGAAGACCTTTATGCCATCATTTGTGGTTAAGAAGCAACGAGCCAAAAACCTTTCTGTATGCTGA
- the CB1H8orf58 gene encoding uncharacterized protein C8orf58 homolog isoform X2, which yields MGRYLGGAVAVQSWPLPSPLAQDTPPLGILPASRNAGGVQGSLPSLILTVLADGVGEDLARSCVVPGVSSTYRRIPDAVQGCSLDSWKGDGQLRGVRRQEPLLKLASRDSGVEMVVGDSPLATSPGLPQDSLDFELTGSPDPPALAAMEPPAHLSRLLANRKLEQVLERSRQLPTSPVGMSQHHYSLKPPIKPECEMPPFGAGEQEATEAETDLEAGLEGAEVVGGLGPKAWACLPGQGLRYLEHLCLVLEQMARLQQLYLQLQTQRPPGASELQVGQDPEAVEGEWGEQQQRPPPPALDPSPPPSCAPGGEVQELLSQTQETGANTASPLKVGVPGANPPRLLEASAEPAHTFPSSQGHKVKVLLNRIRWRSSKHSESSAPPDGPAPRIESRGVPERPPFQPLRKTFMPSFVVKKQRAKNLSVC from the exons ATGGGGAGATATCTGGGCGGGGCTGTGGCTGTCCAGTCCTGGCCCCTCCCTTCACCTCTGGCCCAGGACACTCCTCCCCTGGGAATTTTGCCAGCTTCCAGGAATGCTGGGGGCGTTCAGGGCAGCCTGCCCAGCCTGATACTCACTGTCCTTGCAGATGGGGTTGGCGAGGACCTGGCACGCAGCTGTGTAGTACCTGGAGTCAGCAGCACCTACCGAAGGATCCCGGACGCTGTTCAAGGTTGCTCCCTGGACTCCTGGAAAGGGGATGGCCAGCTGAGAGGTGTCAGGAGGCAGGAGCCACTTCTCAAACTGGCTTCTCGGGACTCTGGAGTGGAGATGGTGGTTGGGGACAGCCCCCTGGCCACCTCACCAGGTCTTCCTCAGGACTCTCTGGACTTTGAGCTCACAGGGAGCCCTGATCCCCCGGCCCTTGCTGCCATGGAGCCTCCTGCCCACCTGAGCCGGCTCCTGGCCAACCGTAAGCTGGAGCAGGTGCTGGAGCGGTCCCGCCAGCTCCCGACTTCACCTGTCGGCATGTCACAACACCACTACTCCCTGAAGCCACCTATCAAGCCTGAATGTGAAATGCCCCCTTTTGGAGCAGGGGAACAGGAGGCCACTGAGGCAGAAACTGACCTAGAGGCAGGTCTGGAAGGAGCAGAGGTG gtggggggcctggggcctAAGGCCTGGGCCTGTCTCCCAGGGCAGGGTCTCCGCTATCTGGAACACCTGTGCCTAGTGCTGGAGCAAATGGCAAGGCTCCAGCAGCTCTACTTGCAGCTGCAGACCCAGAGGCCCCCAGGGGCGAGCGAGCTGCAGGTCgggcag GATCCTGAAGCggtggagggggagtggggggagcagCAGCAGCGGCCACCACCACCAGCCCTGGACCCTTCGCCTCCACCTTCTTGTGCCCCAGGCGGTGAGGTACAGGAACTGCTCAGCCAGACCCAGGAGACAG GGGCCAACACAGCTTCACCCCTAAAGGTAGGGGTTCCCGGTGCCAACCCTCCCAGGCTTTTAGAGGCTTCAGCAGAGCCAGCTCATACCTTTCCATCCTCCCAGGGACACaag GTCAAGGTCCTGCTCAACCGGATCCGTTGGAGAAGCTCGAAACACTCTgagtcctctgcccctcctgatgGGCCTGCCCCAAG GATTGAGTCAAGGGGTGTCCCTGAAAGACCTCCATTCCAGCCCCTCCGGAAGACCTTTATGCCATCATTTGTGGTTAAGAAGCAACGAGCCAAAAACCTTTCTGTATGCTGA
- the CB1H8orf58 gene encoding uncharacterized protein C8orf58 homolog isoform X1 translates to MGRYLGGAVAVQSWPLPSPLAQDTPPLGILPASRNAGGVQGSLPSLILTVLADGVGEDLARSCVVPGVSSTYRRIPDAVQGCSLDSWKGDGQLRGVRRQEPLLKLASRDSGVEMVVGDSPLATSPGLPQDSLDFELTGSPDPPALAAMEPPAHLSRLLANRKLEQVLERSRQLPTSPVGMSQHHYSLKPPIKPECEMPPFGAGEQEATEAETDLEAGLEGAEVVGGLGPKAWACLPGQGLRYLEHLCLVLEQMARLQQLYLQLQTQRPPGASELQVGQDPEAVEGEWGEQQQRPPPPALDPSPPPSCAPGGEVQELLSQTQETGANTASPLKVGVPGANPPRLLEASAEPAHTFPSSQGHKRDLSHWNKVKVLLNRIRWRSSKHSESSAPPDGPAPRIESRGVPERPPFQPLRKTFMPSFVVKKQRAKNLSVC, encoded by the exons ATGGGGAGATATCTGGGCGGGGCTGTGGCTGTCCAGTCCTGGCCCCTCCCTTCACCTCTGGCCCAGGACACTCCTCCCCTGGGAATTTTGCCAGCTTCCAGGAATGCTGGGGGCGTTCAGGGCAGCCTGCCCAGCCTGATACTCACTGTCCTTGCAGATGGGGTTGGCGAGGACCTGGCACGCAGCTGTGTAGTACCTGGAGTCAGCAGCACCTACCGAAGGATCCCGGACGCTGTTCAAGGTTGCTCCCTGGACTCCTGGAAAGGGGATGGCCAGCTGAGAGGTGTCAGGAGGCAGGAGCCACTTCTCAAACTGGCTTCTCGGGACTCTGGAGTGGAGATGGTGGTTGGGGACAGCCCCCTGGCCACCTCACCAGGTCTTCCTCAGGACTCTCTGGACTTTGAGCTCACAGGGAGCCCTGATCCCCCGGCCCTTGCTGCCATGGAGCCTCCTGCCCACCTGAGCCGGCTCCTGGCCAACCGTAAGCTGGAGCAGGTGCTGGAGCGGTCCCGCCAGCTCCCGACTTCACCTGTCGGCATGTCACAACACCACTACTCCCTGAAGCCACCTATCAAGCCTGAATGTGAAATGCCCCCTTTTGGAGCAGGGGAACAGGAGGCCACTGAGGCAGAAACTGACCTAGAGGCAGGTCTGGAAGGAGCAGAGGTG gtggggggcctggggcctAAGGCCTGGGCCTGTCTCCCAGGGCAGGGTCTCCGCTATCTGGAACACCTGTGCCTAGTGCTGGAGCAAATGGCAAGGCTCCAGCAGCTCTACTTGCAGCTGCAGACCCAGAGGCCCCCAGGGGCGAGCGAGCTGCAGGTCgggcag GATCCTGAAGCggtggagggggagtggggggagcagCAGCAGCGGCCACCACCACCAGCCCTGGACCCTTCGCCTCCACCTTCTTGTGCCCCAGGCGGTGAGGTACAGGAACTGCTCAGCCAGACCCAGGAGACAG GGGCCAACACAGCTTCACCCCTAAAGGTAGGGGTTCCCGGTGCCAACCCTCCCAGGCTTTTAGAGGCTTCAGCAGAGCCAGCTCATACCTTTCCATCCTCCCAGGGACACaag CGGGATCTCTCCCACTGGAACAAGGTCAAGGTCCTGCTCAACCGGATCCGTTGGAGAAGCTCGAAACACTCTgagtcctctgcccctcctgatgGGCCTGCCCCAAG GATTGAGTCAAGGGGTGTCCCTGAAAGACCTCCATTCCAGCCCCTCCGGAAGACCTTTATGCCATCATTTGTGGTTAAGAAGCAACGAGCCAAAAACCTTTCTGTATGCTGA